The Schistocerca nitens isolate TAMUIC-IGC-003100 chromosome 7, iqSchNite1.1, whole genome shotgun sequence genome contains a region encoding:
- the LOC126195686 gene encoding uncharacterized protein LOC126195686: MPPAQLQPGAPQVVAPAPAVPLQSPPPSELMDVDPSAGPPSQAVAVQPVLQPLSLGTPKESDTAAPCPAPTQQPSTQRQETLPLFVGPDAPSRPVPEAAPVVTGVHPDLGFQSVFPKAPRSQCWGVDRGLPPTTVSAPIIPSDSGARS, from the coding sequence atgcctcccgcgcagcttcaaccgggagcgccccaggtggtcgctccggcgcctgcggtccctcttcagtcgccaccgccttcggagctgatggacgtcgacccctcagccgggccgccttcccaagcggtggctgtgcagcctgtcctgcagccgctttccttgggcacccccaaggagtctgacaccgcagcgccttgtccggcgcccactcagcagccgtcgacgcagcgtcaggagacgctgcctctcttcgtgggtcccgacgccccgtcgcgtccagtaccagaagctgcgcccgtggtcacaggcgtgcaccctgacctcggttttcagtccgTGTTTCCcaaggccccgcgcagccaatgctggggagtggaccggggactgccaccgacaacagtctccgccccg